In Chitinophaga oryzae, the sequence AGACGAGCGCCTGCTGGCGCTGACCAACCTGCTGGCGCCCTACGACGGCCGCATCGGCGAAAATGAAAAAGACGGCCTTGTGATCAACCATTACGTCAATACCGACAGCAGCCAGTTCCGGCAACTGGGATGGCATACCGACAGTCCGCGGGACCTCTTCCTGGGCACGCGCATCCTGCCAATGCTTAATGTGGGCATCCACCTCGACGATTGCCCGCTGGAAAACGGCGGCCTGCGCGTACTCACCGGCACACACCGGCAAGGCCTCTTCCGGTTGCTGTTCCGCAAAAAATACTTTATCGATCACACGCCGGACAAACAGGAAACAGGCTTCGACATTGAAGCCGGCGACCTTACCGTGCATGACGGACGCCTGTGGCACCGGGTGCAACAGTCCCCTTTTACCGGCGTAAAAAGCCGCCGCAGGGTGATGTATATACCGGTGGTTACCGGCGCCTATCAGCCCAAACACGCTCAATCCCCCACCCCGTTTTATCATAAACTGGCACAACTGAAACAGCATCTCTACGGTGGCAAACCGCAGTGGGCAGCTGCCAAAACCGCTGAAGGCAAACTGGCGGAAGTCAACAGTACAGCCATCTAACATAAAATACTACACGTATGTCTTACGCATTGGTAACCGGCGCTGCCAAGGGTATTGGCAAAGCCATCGCAGCCGAACTGGCACAAAGAAACTATCACCTGCTACTGGTAGACCTCGATGATGTTTCCCTGCAGGAAACTGCGGCAGCATTAGTGGGGCTTTATCACGTCCATGTACACACGCTTCATCAGGACCTGTCGCAGCCGGACGCATTATCGAAGGTAACCGCCTGGAGCAGCCGCTGGCACGACCAGCTCAGCGTGGTAGTCAACAACGCCGGCTACGGCATCAATGGCGCCTTTGAAAACCTCACCCTCGAAGAACAGTTCAACATCATCGATGTAAATGTAAAAGCACAGGTGGGACTATCATACGCCTATATCCCGGTACTGCGCCGGTTTCCAAAATCCTGGCTGCTCAACCTTGCCAGCACCACGGCCTATCAGACTGTCCCCTATCTCAATATCTATGCAGCTACCAAAGCATTCGCATTGTCGTTTACCCGGGGCCTGCGCTACGAACTGCGGCACTCCCCCATCTCCGTCAGCGCGCTCAGCCCCGGCAGCACAGACACCGACTTTGTGAACCGCGCCCGCATGGGTGGCAGTACCCGTAAACTGGCGGACCGGTTTAACATGACGCCGGAAAAAGTTGCTAAAATAGCCGTCAACGGCCTGTTTAAAGGAAAGGCGGAAATTGTGCCGGGGTTTGTCAATAAACTGAATGCATTCCTGCCTAAATTCTTCCCCAAGCCATTGGTCGAGAAAATAGCTGCCAACATCTACGAACAAAGGGAAGAAACACCGGCAGTGATCATCACGCCGGGCTGATCTGTGACGGCGGAACGGCTTTTGCAACTGGTTACCTATGGCAAAAAAAGGTATTTACATCGGTACTTCCGGCTGGAGTTATAAACACTGGAGAGAGATTTTTTATCCTCCGGAACTGAAGCCAGTGGAATATCTGCCGTTTTATGCGCAATCCTACAAAACCACGGAGATCAATACCAGCTTCTATCACCTGCCTAAGCCTGGCACTGTGGAAAACTGGGTAAAAAAGGTACCAAAACGTTTCTGGTTCTGTCCGAAACTCAGCCGGTATATCACCCATGTAAAACGGCTACTGGAGCCGGCAGAACCATTGGAACGTTATTTCAGTATATTCGATCCCGTCAGGGCCAGCCTGGGACCTGTATTGATCCAGTTGCCTCCCTCGCTGGTATTCCAACCCGAACGGATACACGCATTTTTTGAGGTACTGAAAAAGAATTACCGGGATTATGAATTTGCCCTGGAAGCCAGGCATGACAGCTGGTTGCAGGAAGAAGCCTTTCAGCTGCTGGAACAGTACAACATTGCCTGGGTGATCGCCGATTCAGGCGGGCGATGGCCGTTTGCCGAAAGGGTAACAGCGAAACATATCTACATCCGTTTTCACGGGCCCAATGGCCACTATGATACCGCCTATGACCACAAAACGATGAAAGCCTATGCCGCTAAAATAAAAAAATGGCATGCAGACAAACACGCCGTTTGGGCGTTCTTCAACAACGACGGCCATGGATACGCCCTGAAAAATGCTGACGAGCTAAAAATCCTCCTGCACCAATAACCTGATAACCAAATATCCAAATCACTTATACTCCACCTGCTCCGCAGTATAATAGGTTTTCCCACCGGACGAAACATGCTGAATAGCAGCGCCGCCGGGGCTTTCAGTCAGCTTATGGCTATGCACCAGCATATAATCGCGCACTTCGCCGTTGATAATATCAGGATGATGTTTGCGGATGTTTTTTTCTGCAGTGGTCAGTACTTTATGGATGGCTTTGTGCAGCGCTTTAATGGCTGCTGAAGGAATTTTATTGCAGACAGAAAAGGGGGAAATACGTGCTTCCCACAGGATATCATCCGCATAGGCATTACCGATGCCAAGAATATTGTGCTGATCTGTGAGGTACTTTTTGATGGCCGTTCTTTTTTTGGCCAGCGCCGTCTCCAGCCATGCCGGCGTCAGCTCACCGGAAAGGGCGTCCGGCGCTTCTTTCGGCTCAGGGTCCAGGAAGACGTTTGCCTGGCCCTGATAGTCCGTCAGCGCCAGGCCTTTACCTCCTTTGAACAACAATGTACAGATAGTATGTTTCTGCTCGTTGGTATCTTCAAACAAATATAGCTTGCCATGCAGCATCAGGTGCATCCCCAGCACATGGCCATTTTTAAACTCAAAATGCAGTTCCTTGCCCACGCGGTGGATGGATTCCAGGCGTTGCCCTTCCAGCGCCGCTTTCAGCTCCTTTTCCGGGGTACGCAGTTTCTTTTTCACCAACACATCGATGGCCTCCAGCTGCTTGTGCAACAGTGTTTTCTCCAGGTTGTGGCTGAACACGTTCAGGTCAGGTAATTCAGGCATGGCATTTTTTTTATAAAAATAACGATTCCTATTGTTGCAACAATTGGTCCGCAAATCGCCATTGGGTTTTAAACTCCGGCGTCAGTGACTGGTTGGTGATGATGGCGCGGAACATCTCGATGGGAATGGCGTTCTCCTGCAGAAAGGCGTCGTGGAACTGTTTTTCGCTCATCTTGCCGCTGTCGATCAGCTCATGATGCAGCGCACGCAGCTGCAGGCCGCCCATCATATAAGCGATCTGGTACAGAGGGCCGTAGTTCCCTTCAAAAGAGCGGCGTACTTCTGAAGAGGCGCTGAAGCGCTCGTGCCCCACCCGGTCAACGAGGAAGTCTATACATTGCTGTGGCGTCCATTTGCCCAGATGATAATTCAGGGAGAAGATGATGCGGGCGCAGCGGTGCATGCGCCAGAACAGCGCGCCTACCTTTTGTTCAGGCGTGCTGTGGAAGTTCTTGTTCCACAACAGCATCTCCCAGTATAACGCCCATCCCTCCGCGGAGAAAGGCGTGCTGAACATCCGGCGGTAGGGTTTGTTGCGTTTGTTCATAAAGCCCTGCAGGTTGTGGCCAGGGATCAGTTCATGAAAAACGGTCGCATGGGAGAAAGCGTAGTTATTGCTTCGCAGGCTCATTTCCCTGGTGGCTTCGTCCATATCTTCGGTGGGATAAGCTACCAGGATGGATTCTCCTCCCAGAAAAAAAGGAGCAAAACGCTGTTGCTCTTTGGATAGCATGGACATGCGCCAAACTTCTTTAGCCAGCGCCGGTACAGTTACCAGGTTGCTGTCTTCCAGGAATTTAATGGCTTCATCGGCGAGCCGGTGGATCATCTCCGGTTGCCGGCCAGGCGCTACGTGATTTTCCTTCACTTTCTCCATTGCTTTCTTCCAGTTTTTGCCAAAACCGAGCGCGGCGGATGCTTTCAGCATTTCCGCATCGCACCAGGCAAACTCTTTATTGGCCATTTCTACCAGTTCTTCCGGGGTGTAAGGAATCATTTCATACTGCAGTTGTGAAATGAGCGCTTCCCTGCCGATCGGTGTTCCTTTGATGCCGGAAGCATCGAGTGACTTATCGCTCTTGTCGGCCAGCTCCTGGCCCAGGAAGCGGGCATAGAGGCCCAGCAGGCTGTCTGTTTGCTGGTAGGGCTGTTTTATCTGCCTGGTGAAGGCCGGTTCGTAGCCATAATAGAACGTATATACGTTTTTAAGGCCGTTGCGCAGGTCGTTCACGATAACGGCGGCGTCACGGGCCTGCGCGGGCGTCAGGCGGTTTTGTTTCTTCAGGGCTGCCTGGGCAGTGATGATCTGTTGCTGTACCGTAGCAAGGTCTGCCGCTATTTTCGGCACGTCCGGGTTATCGCCGCGGCGGCGCTTTACCTGCATGGTCATCAGCGATTGGGCAAAAGGAATCACGGCAGGCGTCAACAGTTTATACAAGGCCTCATTTTCGTCGATCTCATGCAGTTCCTCGTTCACTTTCCGCTTCAGCAGAATGTAATCTACCTGTTCGCCCACCGGCAGGCCGGCAAAAGGAATGGATTGCAGTGACGTCAGCGTTTGCTGGTAACAGGTACGCATACGCCCGAAATATTCCGGGCTGTACCGGAAAATGTAGACCCTCTGCAGGTCTTCTACATCGGCTGCCATTTGTTGGATTAATTCCTTCACGGGCTCTCCTGTGCCGGCATTTGTACGGGCAAACAAGAACAACAGGGGAATAAGGGCCAGGTATCTTTTTATCATAACACAAAAGGCTGTTTTAGATCAGGCATTAAAGATAATCATCCGTCCATGGCATCCTATGCTGATATTGTCCCCTTTTTCACCAAAATTGGTGCATATCAACATTTTTTATGTATGTCAACATATTGTTAAAATAGCCGTAAGCGAGCTGGAAGGGCCTTTTTTGACATACGATTTCCGGGCGATAATCGTTATTTTCGTACGATATGGAATAAATCATCATTCTCTAACCTTGATAAATATTTTACGGCGTGACATTGAAAGTGAAGAAGTTTATTAAACCGTTAATTTTTATTGCAACCATCGGTTTTTTTGTATTCCTGATTACCACCCTCACCTCAGCTGAAAAAAATCCTGCCCATGCGCATCGCAGCATCCTTATACCGGCAGTGAACGACTCACTGCAGGAAGAGAGTTTGTATGACAGCATGCGGCTGGATACGACCGGTTTGTCCCGGGATGCCTTTGAAAGCGCTTTACATGGATACAATCAACTGGAAGACAAGGGCCGGCTTAAGAACCCGGACATCCTCTCGATCGTCGATTTTTCGCTGCCTTCCAGCAAGAAGCGGCTTTTTGTGATCGACATCAAAAACAAGCTGCTGTTGTTCAACACACTGGTATCCCATGGCCGGAATTCCGGCACCCTGCTGGCCAGCACTTTTTCCAACAAAATGAACAGCTATAAGAGCAGTCTTGGCTTTTATGTAACCGGCGACACCTATAACGGCGAGCATGGTTATTCTCTCCGGCTGGAAGGTGAAGAAGCGGGCATCAACGACAATGCGCTCAGCCGCGGTATTGTGATGCACAGCGCCGCCTATGTCAACGAAGCGTTGATCAAAAGCCAGGGATATATCGGCCGCAGCCTCGGTTGCCCGGCTATTCCGGAAGGCGTTCACCGCAAAATCATACAGCGCATTGCCAACGGCACCTGCCTGTTTCTCTACAGCCCGGACAAATACTACTCCATGCATTCCAGGATGCTGGTAAAAGACAGTGTGAACAGCTAAAACATTTTTTGCTTCATCACCGCATCATGCCCGTACACGTCCGGTACCATGTGTAAAGTCCCGTCTTCGTCCGCCCAGGCGGTGAAGTAAGTGATAATCACCGGCACCGGATGTTTCACGGCCACATATTTCTGTTTGCCGCCGTTCATGGCGGCATCTATTTTTTCACTGGTCCATTCAGGCGCATCTTCCAGCACAAACTTCGCCATCGCCACCGGGTCTTTCAGCCGTATACAACCATGGCTGTAAGCACGGTTATCACGGTTAAACAGCCCTTTTTCGGGCGTATCGTGAAAATAGATGTTGAAGCTGTTGGGAAACAGAAACTTCACGCGTCCCAGCGCATTACGCACACCGGGCCGTTGCCGTACCACCGGCAAACCGTTGGCATGCCCGGTGATTTCCATGTTCTTACGCGCCAGGTACCCACTGTTACGCGCCATCGCAGGCAGTATCTCCTTCCGCACTATACTGCGCGGTATGTTCCAGTAAGGACTGAAAACCACCTGGTTCAGTTTTCCTGAAAACATGGTGGTGCTGTGCCCCTCTTTCCCCACTACAATGGGAATGTCAAAAACTTTCTGGCCGTTGTTGGTCACATGCAGCATAAATGCAGGAATATTCACCACGATCAGCTTGCCCCTGGGCGTGGCGGGCAACCACTTCATCCTCTGCATATTAATCAGCAGCTGCTTCAACCGCTCCTCCGCCGGTACGTTCATCGCTTTGATGACCGTATCGTTGATAATGCCGTTTTCCGTATACCCATGACCGTTGCGAAAACGATTGACGGCGGCTTCCAGCTCATCTGTAAAAACGTCGCTGCTGTCTTTCTCCTTCAGCTCTCCTGTTGTCATCAGCCTTTGTTTGATACCGGTGATCACGGGAGATGACTGCCCTTTTTTTAACTTCCCCGCCAGGGAATCCACCGGCTGCCATCCTCCTTTTTTGACGATATCGCGGTATTGCCGCAGAGCGGGCTTCAGCCCGGCAATAGCCGGATATTGTTTTTCACTGGTATGCAGCATGGAATCGGCCATTTCCATGATATCTTCTTTCTGCATGGGCACCATATGCTCCATCTGCTCCACCGTGCCGCCGTTCTGCCGGAAATAACGCACCAGCCTCCAGGTGAGCATCAGCTCTGTCTGCACCATATCCCGATCGGTGGCTTTCACCTGCAGACTATCTTCTTCCAGGAGCCGGTCCAGCTTATTGTTCAGCGGCTTGTCGCCGCTGGTGTCCGGGCTTTGGTTGAACAGGCTGCGGAAAGCGGCCGCCTCTTCTGTCAGTCCCCGGCTGTCGATCCAGGCAAACTCATAGTTGCGCGCATTGTAAAAGCTGCGTAACCGGTTGGCCACGGTATCATTCAACTGCCGTTTGGCAATAAAACCTTCAAGGGCGGTCGTGTCCAGGAAAAGGTCGTTGTAAGCGTTTTCGTGGGTAATCGCAGTATTGCGCGGAGTGAGCACGTCAGCGGTCACGACTTCGGCATCCCCGGGCGCCGAAGGGGAATGGCAGCCTGAAACGAGATATGCCAGCAGGGTGAACAGGAAAAGGTATCTCATGCCTTTTCTTCATCAAAATAAACACCAGAAAGAAAAAGGGCCTCCGCCGGCGAAAACCGGGCTGCGGTTGTGGCTGCAGGGAAACAAACCGTGGAATTCCCCGCGGAGTTCCCGCGGAGTTCACGCAAAGCACGCAAAGGAGCAAAGAGCGCAAAGATTTTTTTAAGTTTAAATAAGAAAGCAAAGGAGCGGAGATCAAATTTGATCTCCGCTCCTTTGCTTTCTCTGCTCGCTTATATGATCTTTGCGCTCTTTGCTCCTTTGCGTGCTTTGCGTGAACTCCGCGAGAACTCCGCGGGAAGCTAAGCCATGGCCGGATCGCTGACGCTCTCGGCCCCCGTCTCCACTCTTCCGGCAAAACGCTGTTCAAACTGGTCGTATCCTTCCACTTTTACAGTGAGGTCGTACCAGCGGTGGCTTCGGCTGTTATCGATAATAATGGCGGCTTGTGTGTTGGCGGCGATGGTTTTCCGTACGGCAGCTTTGCCATAGGCGTTGTCTGTCACTACTACGGTGATGGCTTTGCCGCTGCGGTTGGCGATATGCAGATCGGTGTTGCCGGTCAGCTGTTTGCGGTTACGCAGGGCGCGCTGGTATTCGCAGGTGATATCCACCCGCGGATCTTGCGCGTTGCCGGCAAATTCACGGTAAAAACCGTTAGGGCCGTAGGTGCGCAGCCGGTATTGTCCGTCCCCGAAGGAAGACAAAGGCCATGCGTCTTTCAGCTGGTCACCGGCGGTAACGGCGTAAGACCATGTCCGCACCGATTCCATGTCACGGCTGTCCGCCTGCAGGTATTTACCGGGAGCATATACGTTGAACGGCGAACCGGCAGCTTTCCTGCCAAACACCTCGTTGGATGCGCTAAAACTGATTTCGAATGATTTTTTATCGGCGCCCAGTTTACCGTTTACGTACAATTGGTAAGGCAATGCGCAGGCCACACGGGTGCCTGCTTCCTGCCGCGGCATCCATTCGGCGTTAGCCGGATTGGTATTGATCTTTTCAATCTCGGCGGCGGTGAGTTTTTTAAATTCATCCGGCAGCTTTTTGAAACGGGCGTTATACACACTTTCGATGAACTCATTCCTCTCCTGGAAAGGCACTTTTACTTTTTCACCGTTAAAAGGACGGAACACCGACGTGAGGTCGCCGCATACCGTACGGCGCCAGGCCGAGATATTCGTTTCCTTGATGGCTTTACCGGTCTTATGTTGCAGGAAGTCTTCCATAAACTGAAGAATGGAGGTATGGTCAAACACCTGTGAATTCACATATCCGCCACGG encodes:
- a CDS encoding phytanoyl-CoA dioxygenase family protein; this encodes MKTNNQPVFHLGKTVTAPQLTYFQQHGIIQFKNFLDRESLSNILSEVAQVQDFLLRNQVQKVNGIPLKFGTDIDGAPLIQRIAFASHYSNALRELLKDERLLALTNLLAPYDGRIGENEKDGLVINHYVNTDSSQFRQLGWHTDSPRDLFLGTRILPMLNVGIHLDDCPLENGGLRVLTGTHRQGLFRLLFRKKYFIDHTPDKQETGFDIEAGDLTVHDGRLWHRVQQSPFTGVKSRRRVMYIPVVTGAYQPKHAQSPTPFYHKLAQLKQHLYGGKPQWAAAKTAEGKLAEVNSTAI
- a CDS encoding SDR family NAD(P)-dependent oxidoreductase produces the protein MSYALVTGAAKGIGKAIAAELAQRNYHLLLVDLDDVSLQETAAALVGLYHVHVHTLHQDLSQPDALSKVTAWSSRWHDQLSVVVNNAGYGINGAFENLTLEEQFNIIDVNVKAQVGLSYAYIPVLRRFPKSWLLNLASTTAYQTVPYLNIYAATKAFALSFTRGLRYELRHSPISVSALSPGSTDTDFVNRARMGGSTRKLADRFNMTPEKVAKIAVNGLFKGKAEIVPGFVNKLNAFLPKFFPKPLVEKIAANIYEQREETPAVIITPG
- a CDS encoding DUF72 domain-containing protein translates to MAKKGIYIGTSGWSYKHWREIFYPPELKPVEYLPFYAQSYKTTEINTSFYHLPKPGTVENWVKKVPKRFWFCPKLSRYITHVKRLLEPAEPLERYFSIFDPVRASLGPVLIQLPPSLVFQPERIHAFFEVLKKNYRDYEFALEARHDSWLQEEAFQLLEQYNIAWVIADSGGRWPFAERVTAKHIYIRFHGPNGHYDTAYDHKTMKAYAAKIKKWHADKHAVWAFFNNDGHGYALKNADELKILLHQ
- a CDS encoding DNA-formamidopyrimidine glycosylase family protein, with amino-acid sequence MPELPDLNVFSHNLEKTLLHKQLEAIDVLVKKKLRTPEKELKAALEGQRLESIHRVGKELHFEFKNGHVLGMHLMLHGKLYLFEDTNEQKHTICTLLFKGGKGLALTDYQGQANVFLDPEPKEAPDALSGELTPAWLETALAKKRTAIKKYLTDQHNILGIGNAYADDILWEARISPFSVCNKIPSAAIKALHKAIHKVLTTAEKNIRKHHPDIINGEVRDYMLVHSHKLTESPGGAAIQHVSSGGKTYYTAEQVEYK
- a CDS encoding DUF885 family protein is translated as MIKRYLALIPLLFLFARTNAGTGEPVKELIQQMAADVEDLQRVYIFRYSPEYFGRMRTCYQQTLTSLQSIPFAGLPVGEQVDYILLKRKVNEELHEIDENEALYKLLTPAVIPFAQSLMTMQVKRRRGDNPDVPKIAADLATVQQQIITAQAALKKQNRLTPAQARDAAVIVNDLRNGLKNVYTFYYGYEPAFTRQIKQPYQQTDSLLGLYARFLGQELADKSDKSLDASGIKGTPIGREALISQLQYEMIPYTPEELVEMANKEFAWCDAEMLKASAALGFGKNWKKAMEKVKENHVAPGRQPEMIHRLADEAIKFLEDSNLVTVPALAKEVWRMSMLSKEQQRFAPFFLGGESILVAYPTEDMDEATREMSLRSNNYAFSHATVFHELIPGHNLQGFMNKRNKPYRRMFSTPFSAEGWALYWEMLLWNKNFHSTPEQKVGALFWRMHRCARIIFSLNYHLGKWTPQQCIDFLVDRVGHERFSASSEVRRSFEGNYGPLYQIAYMMGGLQLRALHHELIDSGKMSEKQFHDAFLQENAIPIEMFRAIITNQSLTPEFKTQWRFADQLLQQ
- a CDS encoding murein L,D-transpeptidase catalytic domain family protein, giving the protein MTLKVKKFIKPLIFIATIGFFVFLITTLTSAEKNPAHAHRSILIPAVNDSLQEESLYDSMRLDTTGLSRDAFESALHGYNQLEDKGRLKNPDILSIVDFSLPSSKKRLFVIDIKNKLLLFNTLVSHGRNSGTLLASTFSNKMNSYKSSLGFYVTGDTYNGEHGYSLRLEGEEAGINDNALSRGIVMHSAAYVNEALIKSQGYIGRSLGCPAIPEGVHRKIIQRIANGTCLFLYSPDKYYSMHSRMLVKDSVNS
- a CDS encoding L,D-transpeptidase family protein; this encodes MRYLFLFTLLAYLVSGCHSPSAPGDAEVVTADVLTPRNTAITHENAYNDLFLDTTALEGFIAKRQLNDTVANRLRSFYNARNYEFAWIDSRGLTEEAAAFRSLFNQSPDTSGDKPLNNKLDRLLEEDSLQVKATDRDMVQTELMLTWRLVRYFRQNGGTVEQMEHMVPMQKEDIMEMADSMLHTSEKQYPAIAGLKPALRQYRDIVKKGGWQPVDSLAGKLKKGQSSPVITGIKQRLMTTGELKEKDSSDVFTDELEAAVNRFRNGHGYTENGIINDTVIKAMNVPAEERLKQLLINMQRMKWLPATPRGKLIVVNIPAFMLHVTNNGQKVFDIPIVVGKEGHSTTMFSGKLNQVVFSPYWNIPRSIVRKEILPAMARNSGYLARKNMEITGHANGLPVVRQRPGVRNALGRVKFLFPNSFNIYFHDTPEKGLFNRDNRAYSHGCIRLKDPVAMAKFVLEDAPEWTSEKIDAAMNGGKQKYVAVKHPVPVIITYFTAWADEDGTLHMVPDVYGHDAVMKQKMF